One genomic window of Mustela erminea isolate mMusErm1 chromosome 13, mMusErm1.Pri, whole genome shotgun sequence includes the following:
- the YWHAH gene encoding 14-3-3 protein eta translates to MGDREQLLQRARLAEQAERYDDMASAMKAVTELNEPLSNEDRNLLSVAYKNVVGARRSSWRVISSIEQKTMADGNEKKLEKVKAYREKIEKELETVCNDVLALLDKFLIKNCNDFQYESKVFYLKMKGDYYRYLAEVASGEKKNSVVEASEAAYKEAFEISKEHMQPTHPIRLGLALNFSVFYYEIQNAPEQACLLAKQAFDDAIAELDTLNEDSYKDSTLIMQLLRDNLTLWTSDQQDEEAGEGN, encoded by the exons ATGGGGGACCGAGAGCAGCTGCTGCAGCGGGCGCGGCTGGCCGAGCAGGCGGAGCGCTACGACGACATGGCCTCCGCCATGAAGGCG GTGACAGAGCTCAATGAACCTCTTTCCAATGAAGATCGAAATCTCCTCTCTGTGGCCTACAAGAACGTGGTTGGTGCCAGGCGATCTTCCTGGAGGGTCATCAGCAGCATTGAGCAGAAAACCATGGctgatggaaatgaaaagaagttgGAGAAAGTTAAAGCTTACCGGGAGAAGATTGAGAAGGAGCTGGAAACAGTGTGCAATGATGTCCTGGCTCTGCTTGACAAGTTCCTCATCAAGAACTGCAATGATTTCCAGTATGAGAGCAAGGTATTTTACCTGAAAATGAAAGGTGATTACTACCGCTACTTGGCAGAGGTAGCTTCCGGGGAGAAGAAAAACAGTGTGGTGGAAGCTTCTGAGGCTGCCTACAAAGAAGCATTTGAAATCAGCAAAGAGCACATGCAGCCAACACACCCCATCCGGCTGGGTCTGGCCCTCAACTTCTCCGTGTTCTACTATGAGATCCAGAATGCACCCGAGCAGGCCTGCCTCTTAGCCAAACAAGCCTTCGATGATGCCATAGCTGAGCTGGACACACTAAACGAGGATTCCTATAAGGACTCCACGCTTATCATGCAGTTGCTGCGAGACAACCTCACCCTCTGGACGAGCGACCAGCAGGATGAAGAAGCAGGAGAAGGCAACTGA